From the Priestia koreensis genome, one window contains:
- the acpP gene encoding acyl carrier protein produces MAEVVERVTKIIVDRLGVDESEVKLESSFKDDLGADSLDVVELVMELEDEFDMEISDEEAEKIATVNDAVTYIQSKI; encoded by the coding sequence GTGGCAGAAGTAGTAGAACGTGTAACAAAAATCATCGTTGACCGTTTAGGTGTTGACGAGAGCGAAGTTAAATTAGAGTCTTCTTTCAAAGACGATCTAGGTGCAGATTCTTTAGACGTAGTTGAGCTTGTAATGGAGCTTGAAGATGAATTTGATATGGAAATTTCAGATGAAGAAGCTGAAAAAATCGCAACAGTAAATGATGCTGTTACGTACATACAGAGCAAAATCTAA
- the smc gene encoding chromosome segregation protein SMC produces the protein MFLKRLDIVGFKSFAEKMSIDFVPGVTAVVGPNGSGKSNITEAVRWVMGEQSAKSLRGSKMEDIIFAGSDTRRALNLAEVTLTLDNEDQFLPLDYNEISITRRVYRSGDSEFLINNQSCRLKDIVDLFMDSGLGREAFSIIGQGKVEEILSSKAEERRKIFEEAAGVLKYKTRKRKAELRLMETQENLNRVMDILHEIEGQLEPLKIQASVARDYLEKKEELEKVDVAVTAFEIEELHERWEKLKALIAEHKGLEEKLTENIQSHEAKITGIQAQVEELDRGIEQLHQSLLTTSEELEKLEGKKEVLKERKKNAKQNQQQMERLVLEYQHKLEELYQARDQEVGHLVTYREEVAHMKEELKKKQELFAIYNENLEEKLEELKSEYFEVVNNQTTFKNERTFLENQLVQNSDKQRRLDETNERYVREREELSVRKEAEDEKLQAFSNDLEKKLRALKDTQASLEKLREDYRKKESTLYQAYQYVQQTKSRKDMLEEMQEDYAGYFQGVKEVLKARDQELSGIEGAVAELIVVPKEYETAIEIALGSATQHVVMKDEQSARAAISFLKRNGHGRATFLPMTAIKGKEVSSYHEQTLRNHSAFVGIAAELLQYDRKYHHILTNLLGTIVIVKDLKSANELAKSVQHRYRFVTLDGDVVNPGGSMTGGAVKQKTNSLLSRQRELETITAKLADMEEKTTILEEQVKKLKQAIERGEVKVAEERTEAEALKEQEQELRATLHKLSLEEKALNDRLSIYDQDIASFEQDKETMHQRISELNQSLADHKEQLVLLDEQIADVTARKNEQKSSKETVQSELTEIKVQLAGKEQILTNQEEKQERLTFEIDQTTKRLQEVKEDLSLLTTEMTSNDSGELTLEDAAKQKLEEKNEVASLLQKQQDHRLASQRQLDEAEGVLREIERQYKQVANSLKDEEVQVNRMEVELDNRLNQLREEYGLSFEAAKEKYPLTMDILEARKKIKLIKMALSDLGPVNVGAIEEYDRIHERYTFLNEQREDLDEAKQTLYQIIEEMDEEMKKRFSQTFQSIRAEFDAVFTSLFGGGRADLRLTNPDDLLNTGVDIVAQPPGKKLQNLGLLSGGERSLTAIALLFSILKVRPVPFCVLDEVEAALDEANVQRFATYLQTFSDETQFIVITHRKGTMEEADVLYGVTMQESGVSKLVSVKLEETKQLV, from the coding sequence ATGTTTCTCAAACGGTTAGACATTGTAGGATTCAAATCGTTTGCTGAAAAAATGTCCATCGATTTTGTCCCCGGGGTAACGGCGGTCGTTGGTCCAAACGGCAGCGGGAAAAGTAACATAACAGAAGCTGTACGCTGGGTAATGGGGGAGCAATCAGCCAAATCGCTTCGCGGTTCAAAGATGGAGGATATTATCTTTGCCGGTAGTGATACAAGACGAGCGCTGAACCTTGCTGAAGTCACGCTGACCTTGGATAATGAGGATCAGTTTTTACCGCTTGATTACAATGAAATTAGTATTACAAGAAGAGTCTACCGCTCTGGAGACAGTGAATTTTTAATTAACAATCAGTCCTGTCGTCTAAAGGACATCGTCGATTTGTTCATGGACTCTGGATTAGGAAGAGAAGCCTTTTCAATTATTGGACAAGGAAAAGTCGAAGAGATCCTGAGCAGCAAAGCAGAGGAACGACGAAAAATCTTTGAAGAAGCTGCGGGTGTTTTAAAATATAAAACGCGTAAACGAAAAGCTGAGCTTCGCCTAATGGAAACGCAGGAAAATTTAAATCGTGTAATGGATATTCTTCATGAAATTGAAGGTCAGTTGGAGCCGCTTAAAATACAAGCCTCTGTTGCACGCGATTACCTTGAGAAGAAAGAGGAGCTTGAAAAGGTAGATGTCGCGGTAACTGCCTTTGAAATTGAAGAGCTTCACGAGCGCTGGGAGAAATTAAAAGCGCTTATTGCCGAACACAAAGGCTTAGAAGAAAAGCTGACGGAAAACATTCAATCTCATGAAGCGAAGATCACAGGTATTCAAGCGCAGGTAGAAGAATTAGATCGAGGCATTGAGCAGCTTCATCAATCCCTTCTTACAACAAGTGAAGAGCTTGAAAAACTTGAGGGGAAAAAGGAAGTATTAAAAGAGCGTAAAAAAAATGCCAAGCAGAATCAACAGCAGATGGAGCGACTTGTATTGGAGTACCAGCACAAGCTAGAAGAGCTCTATCAGGCAAGGGACCAAGAAGTTGGCCATTTGGTTACATACCGAGAAGAAGTAGCACACATGAAGGAAGAGCTTAAGAAAAAGCAAGAGCTGTTTGCTATTTACAATGAAAATCTCGAAGAAAAGCTTGAAGAACTGAAAAGTGAATATTTTGAGGTCGTTAATAACCAAACAACTTTTAAAAATGAGCGTACGTTTTTAGAAAATCAGCTCGTACAAAATAGTGACAAACAGCGTCGTTTAGATGAGACGAATGAGCGCTATGTTCGAGAACGTGAAGAACTTAGTGTGCGAAAAGAAGCGGAAGATGAAAAGCTACAAGCATTTTCAAATGATCTTGAGAAAAAGTTACGTGCTCTTAAGGATACACAAGCATCTCTTGAGAAGCTTCGAGAAGACTATCGTAAAAAAGAGTCTACGCTGTATCAAGCTTATCAATACGTGCAGCAAACAAAGTCTAGAAAAGACATGCTAGAAGAGATGCAAGAAGACTATGCGGGCTATTTTCAAGGCGTAAAAGAAGTGTTAAAAGCACGTGACCAAGAGCTTTCTGGGATTGAAGGCGCGGTCGCAGAATTAATCGTTGTGCCAAAGGAATACGAAACAGCGATTGAAATTGCGCTCGGAAGCGCCACACAGCACGTTGTGATGAAAGATGAACAAAGTGCGCGTGCGGCGATCAGCTTTTTAAAGCGCAATGGACATGGACGAGCAACGTTCTTACCGATGACAGCAATAAAAGGAAAAGAAGTGTCATCGTATCATGAGCAAACGCTACGCAATCACAGTGCATTTGTTGGAATTGCGGCAGAGCTGCTGCAATATGACCGGAAATATCATCACATTCTAACGAACCTTCTAGGAACGATTGTCATTGTGAAAGATTTGAAATCTGCCAATGAGCTAGCCAAATCTGTACAGCACCGCTATCGTTTTGTCACGCTTGACGGAGACGTAGTAAATCCAGGTGGATCAATGACGGGTGGAGCGGTGAAACAGAAAACCAATTCGCTTCTTAGCAGACAGCGTGAATTAGAAACCATTACAGCAAAACTTGCCGATATGGAAGAAAAAACGACCATTTTAGAAGAGCAGGTTAAAAAGCTGAAGCAAGCCATTGAGCGTGGGGAAGTAAAAGTAGCGGAGGAGCGCACGGAGGCCGAAGCGCTAAAAGAGCAGGAGCAGGAGCTGCGAGCAACGCTTCATAAACTTAGCTTAGAAGAAAAAGCACTAAATGATCGACTATCGATTTATGATCAAGACATTGCGAGCTTTGAACAAGATAAGGAAACGATGCATCAGCGCATTTCCGAGCTTAACCAATCGTTAGCTGACCACAAAGAACAGCTCGTTCTACTTGATGAGCAAATTGCGGATGTGACGGCTCGTAAAAATGAACAGAAATCATCGAAAGAAACGGTTCAAAGTGAGCTAACGGAGATTAAAGTACAGCTTGCAGGGAAAGAACAAATTTTAACGAATCAAGAAGAAAAGCAGGAGCGCTTAACGTTTGAAATCGATCAAACAACAAAGCGTCTTCAGGAAGTAAAAGAAGATCTTTCCCTTTTAACGACAGAAATGACGTCTAATGACTCAGGCGAGCTCACACTAGAGGATGCGGCAAAGCAGAAGCTAGAAGAGAAAAATGAAGTGGCAAGCCTTCTGCAAAAACAGCAGGATCATCGTCTTGCTTCACAGCGTCAGCTTGATGAGGCTGAGGGAGTACTGAGGGAGATTGAGCGTCAGTACAAGCAGGTAGCAAATTCTCTAAAAGATGAAGAAGTTCAAGTGAACCGTATGGAAGTTGAGCTTGATAATCGTCTGAATCAGCTACGTGAGGAATACGGCTTAAGCTTTGAAGCGGCGAAGGAGAAATATCCGCTAACGATGGATATCCTAGAAGCACGTAAAAAAATTAAGCTCATTAAAATGGCCCTGTCTGATTTAGGCCCTGTTAATGTGGGGGCAATTGAAGAGTATGACCGCATTCATGAACGCTATACGTTCTTAAATGAACAGCGTGAGGATCTAGACGAAGCGAAGCAAACGCTGTATCAAATCATTGAGGAAATGGACGAAGAAATGAAAAAACGTTTTTCTCAAACGTTCCAAAGTATTCGCGCTGAATTTGATGCGGTATTTACGAGTCTATTTGGTGGAGGGCGAGCTGATTTACGATTAACAAACCCAGATGATTTATTAAACACAGGGGTGGATATCGTTGCACAGCCGCCAGGTAAAAAGCTACAAAACCTAGGTCTTCTATCAGGCGGAGAGCGGTCGCTAACCGCAATTGCGCTTTTATTCTCTATTCTAAAAGTACGTCCTGTTCCGTTTTGCGTGCTTGATGAGGTGGAAGCAGCGCTTGATGAAGCAAATGTACAACGCTTTGCTACTTACCTGCAAACCTTTAGTGATGAAACGCAGTTTATCGTCATTACACACCGTAAAGGGACGATGGAAGAAGCGGACGTGCTGTATGGGGTGACGATGCAGGAGTCGGGTGTATCAAAACTCGTATCAGTTAAACTTGAAGAAACGAAGCAACTCGTGTAA
- the rnc gene encoding ribonuclease III: protein MSRHYAGRERRINSKMKQGFQEFQEMIGFHFDNESLLIQAFTHSSYVNEHRRRPHEDNERLEFLGDAVLELTVSQFLFKKYPMMSEGELTKLRAAIVCEPSLVTFANELSFGHLVLLGKGEEMTGGRTRPALLADVFESFIGALYLDRGIEAVMQFLDRIVFPKIHDGAFSHVMDFKSQLQELIQRDGHGQLEYKVLQEKGPAHNREFMSRVSLNGEELGVGVGRSKKEAEQKAAQVAITKLKSNSNL, encoded by the coding sequence ATGTCTAGACATTATGCAGGAAGAGAAAGACGAATTAATAGCAAGATGAAGCAAGGATTTCAAGAGTTTCAAGAGATGATTGGCTTCCATTTTGATAATGAATCATTACTGATCCAAGCATTTACCCATTCATCTTATGTCAATGAACATCGTCGTCGTCCTCACGAGGATAATGAGCGACTAGAATTTTTAGGTGATGCGGTATTGGAATTAACCGTATCTCAATTTTTATTTAAAAAATACCCGATGATGAGTGAGGGTGAGTTGACGAAGCTTAGAGCTGCGATTGTGTGTGAACCTTCTCTTGTAACGTTTGCCAATGAGTTGTCATTTGGGCACCTAGTGTTACTGGGTAAAGGGGAAGAAATGACGGGTGGTCGAACACGCCCTGCATTGCTTGCCGATGTGTTTGAATCATTCATTGGAGCATTGTACCTTGACCGAGGGATAGAAGCTGTAATGCAGTTTCTCGACAGAATCGTGTTTCCTAAGATTCATGACGGTGCGTTTTCTCATGTGATGGATTTCAAGAGTCAGCTTCAGGAATTAATCCAACGAGACGGACATGGACAATTAGAATACAAGGTCTTACAGGAAAAGGGGCCTGCGCATAACCGAGAGTTTATGTCACGGGTATCGTTGAATGGTGAAGAATTAGGTGTTGGAGTTGGCCGTTCAAAAAAAGAAGCGGAGCAAAAAGCAGCACAAGTAGCGATCACAAAGCTGAAATCCAACTCGAACTTATAA
- the fabG gene encoding 3-oxoacyl-[acyl-carrier-protein] reductase: MLENKVALVTGASRGIGKAVALELAKQGAKVVVNYAGSEAKALEVVDEIKALGSEAVAIQANVAEADAVQSLVKQTIETFGSLDILINNAGITRDNLLMRMKEQEWDDVMNINLKGVFLCTKAVTRQMMKQRQGRIINISSIVGVSGNPGQANYVAAKAGVIGLTKTTAKELAARNITVNAIAPGFITTDMTDELPEEVKAEMLKQIPLSRFGEPEDVAKTVVFLASESSRYITGQTIHVDGGMVM; this comes from the coding sequence ATGTTGGAAAATAAAGTAGCGCTTGTAACGGGTGCTTCTCGTGGTATCGGAAAAGCGGTCGCGCTTGAGCTTGCTAAACAAGGTGCAAAAGTTGTTGTTAACTATGCAGGAAGCGAAGCAAAGGCTCTCGAAGTAGTAGATGAAATCAAAGCACTTGGAAGCGAAGCGGTCGCAATTCAAGCGAATGTAGCAGAGGCAGACGCTGTACAATCACTTGTGAAGCAAACGATTGAAACTTTCGGCTCGCTGGATATTTTAATTAATAACGCTGGGATTACGCGCGACAACTTGTTAATGCGTATGAAGGAACAAGAGTGGGATGATGTGATGAACATCAATCTAAAAGGCGTGTTCTTATGTACAAAAGCGGTAACGCGTCAAATGATGAAGCAGCGCCAAGGAAGAATTATTAACATTTCTTCAATCGTTGGTGTGAGTGGAAATCCTGGACAAGCGAACTATGTCGCAGCAAAAGCAGGTGTTATTGGTTTAACCAAAACAACAGCAAAAGAGCTTGCTGCGCGTAATATTACGGTGAATGCCATCGCACCAGGCTTTATTACAACTGATATGACGGATGAGCTTCCTGAAGAGGTAAAAGCAGAAATGCTAAAACAAATTCCGCTTTCACGTTTCGGTGAGCCTGAGGACGTCGCGAAAACCGTTGTATTCCTAGCATCTGAATCTAGCCGGTACATTACGGGGCAAACGATTCACGTAGATGGCGGAATGGTCATGTAA